From Triticum aestivum cultivar Chinese Spring chromosome 7B, IWGSC CS RefSeq v2.1, whole genome shotgun sequence:
tatggatggtagatataggtatttgtaatctgaaaatataaaaacagcaaggtaactaaagataaaagtgagcgtaaacggtattgcaatgataggaaacaaggcctaaggttcatactttcactagtgcaacttatctcaacaataataacatagatagatcatataacaatacctcaacatgcaacaaagagtcactccaaagccactaatagtggagaacaaacgtagagattatggtagggtacgaaaccacctcaaagttattctttcggatcaatctataaaagagttcatactagaataacaccttaagatacaaatcaaccaaaaccctaatgtcacctagatactccattgtaacctcaagtatccatgggcatgattatatgatatgcatcacacaatctcagattcatccaaccaacacaaagtacttcaaagagtgccccaaagtttctaccggagagtcaagaacgtgtgccaacccctatgcataggttcccaatgtcacgaaacccgcaagttgatcaccaaaacatacatcaagtggcacatgatatcccattgccaccacagataatcacggcaagagatatatcaagtgttctcataaaagactcaatccgataagataacttcaaaggggaaactcaattcatcacaagagagtagagggggagaaacatcataagatccaactacaatagcaaagctcgggatacatcaagatcgtgccatagagggaacacgagagagaacacgagagagagagagagagagagatcaaacacatagctactggtacataccctcagccccgagggtgaactactccctcctcgtcatggatagcgccgggatgatgaagatggccaccggtgatgggttccccctccggcagggtgccgaaacgggccctcgagaggtttttggtggctacagaggcttgcggcggcggaactcccgatctatcttctgttctggaagttttacgatacgtaggtatatatgggtgaaagaagtacgtcggtggaccgaaggggggccacgaggcagggggcacgccctaggggggtgggcaggccccccaccctcgtgagcacctcccttctttcctgacgtgcactccaagtccatcgggtgactttccttccaaaaataacttctccagttgatttcgttctgttttgactccgtgtgatattccttttcctcgaaacactgaaataggcataaaacaacaaatctgggttgggcctctggttaataggttagtcccaaaagtaatataaaagtggaaaataaagcccaatattgcctaaaacagtagataatatagcatggagcaatcaaaaattatagatacgttggagacgtatcaccttgcgTGTTGCCCACTTGCTGAATTGTTCCCTTGGCTCCTTCCCTCTTAAGTATCTAGGCCTTCCTATTTCTTCTGACAAACTCTTGGCCAAAGACTTCGCGCCTACGTACGGTGGCCAAAGTTGGCAATCGTGTCATGCCCTGGAGGGGCAGATATAATACTCAAACGGGGAAAGTTGCCTTGATTAATGCTTGCCTCTCTTCCCTCCCTATGTTCATGATGGGTTTCTATATGCTTACTAATGGTACACACGCTGGGTTTGATAAGCATAGAGGTTCTTTTTACTGGAACGCGGCTGATAACAAGCGCAAATATCGCATGGTAAAATGGGACCTTATTTGCAGACCAAAGAGCCTAGGGGGGATGGGTATTATTAACACTCTAGTCATGAACAAATGCTTGATCATCAGATGGTGGTGGAAGATCATGACCACCACCTCGGATAAACCCCTCTGGTACAACATTCTCaaagctaaatatttcccttcCTCTAGCCCCATGTTTGCTCGCGCCTCGGGCGCTTCTCGGTTCTGGAAAGATCTTGTTAAGCTTAGGCCTATCTTTCAAGGCCTCGTCAAATTTGTTGTGCGCAATAGATCCACTAGATTCTGGCTTGACTGGTGGTGCGGCTCGACCATGCTGGCAAATTCTTTTCCTGTTCTTTTCTCTTACTGTCCCGACCCTGAGATCTTGATCTCTGAGCTCTCTGCCAATAATTGGGACCTTCAGCTGCGGCGTGCtctgtctcctgaagagttggtCGACTGGCAGCGCCTTCTTGCCTTCTTGCCTATGCTCTCGAAGGAGGAGGACTCGGTGGTTTGGCCCCATTCCTCTTCTGGCCGTTTTTCTGTGAAATCTTTATATGGCAAACTGATTTCTGGTTCCAACACTTCCAAAttcaagtggatttggagagcccgcaTCCCTCCAAAGATCAAGAtttccctctggcaagcttctcgcGGGTGGTTGCCGGCTGGTGAGAAAATCCGCAAACGTAATGGCCCTGGCACTGATCGCTGCGCTCTTTGTGGGCAAAGAGAGGACGCGAAGCATATTTTCTTCAATTGTGTTTTGGCTAAACTTTTGTGTTGTTGTATCAGATCGTGGTTGCATGTTTCTTGGAGACCCTCTTCCTTCTCAGACCTTCGTCTCTTAGCCTCGAACCTGGTTGGGGCCCAGAGAAGAATGTTTTGGGTGGGATTGGCGGCGATGTGTTCGACTCTATGGACGACAAGGAACAAATTTATCATTGAACATGTTTTCCCTGCTAAACCTGTTGATTGCTTATTTAAAACTTGCGTATTCTTGCAGaagtggagattattgactaaggagGAGGACCGGGATGCGTTCGATGTGATGATATCCAAGATTCGGGCTTCTGCTATTTCCCTTTCTCCAGTTCAAGCCGGCAGTTAGGAGTTGTTGGCCCTGATTTCGCTGCCTTCGGATTCTCCGGCCTGTGCGCCGTGTATTGGCCTGGGAGCCATGTATGTTATACTTTAGCCTGTGTGGTTTTGGTTGTTACTTTGCTCTTGTTGTGCGGTGTTCTCTGTGGTTGGTGTGACTCTGTCTAGtgactttatttataaagtcgggctctggccttttctctaaaaaaaataaGCTAGAAGCATATTGTCCGTGGTCATGCGTCCAGGAACAAAAGCAGATTGAGTTGAGGATGACTTTCAACCGGTTAGTCAGCTCGGGGAGGGAAAAAAGTGTTGTGTTAAAAGACAATGGTTTGTTTTCACAAGTGAAATCCCTTGTCTGGCCTTCAATTGATAAACTAATTTGGATCCCTGGTAAGAAGTCGATTTGCTTGGCATTGACGTAAAGTATCTGGCCAGGAACCGTTTAATTCAAGGACATTGCAGTCAACAGAAAAGTGGATACAGGTAGGCATCAGCTGCGCGCGCATCAACGGCGACTTCAACCAAACCGCGGCTCACAGATAGTACATGTCAAATCATACACAGTACTACCACCCAAAGTATGCACCAACACAAAGTATGCAGGCGCGCAGCCTGGGCCAAGCTAGCTCTGCTCGCCGCCGTTGGCGTGGGACGGCGCCCTCGGCGACCGGAGCCGCTGGAAGACGGCCCTCTGCCGCACGTTCTCGCGCAGGCGCTGCGCGTCGAGGAGCCGGTCCGGCACGACGCGGCAGAGGCGCCACTGGAGCCGGTGGCCCAGGTTGGGCATGCAGAGCGGGCCGTGCccgatccagcgcgccgccgcgcGCGCGTACTCCTCCGACGTCGGCACGTGGAGCCGCTGCAGCAGGCAACGGCGTCGCTTGCCGGGCCCCGCGACTATCGACGTCATCTTCGTCGGCACCAACAGCGGGGCCTGCAGTTGCACCACACATATCATGATAGAGTACTGATTAGCAGCGTTTACTTTGATCCCTAGTGCCTGAAGAGTTTTATAGTCTGGCATGCAACTCGGTGGACCAGGTTTGAACCAACTCTCTGACGACCGATAACTAGGTAGTAGATCATGTTCCAACAACCTCTGTGTCGATCACGATCAATAAATAGATCATCGAGTACCGACGCGTATCTCGGCGGTTCTTCCATGCTTGTAATCAACGCGGCCTTCTCGAAGGTTAATCTGTCGGTGTGCAGAGCTTCAGACTCCGGCATTTCGGTGTTTGAACATTTACTAGTACCCGTGATCTGgagtaaggctggtcatagtggggagtaacttagactagtaacatacatatgttactagtctatgttactaccttcatagtgggtagtgtcataggtgtggtaacatagttgccttcatttattactttgtagactcattatgcattggaaaccgctatgtgatagtaacatattatgttactctatttgcctctctcttcattaactacTTGCtacatcatcatttttgcttatgtggcatctatgttactacctatgttactcccactatgaggctggtcatagtggagagtaacttagactagtaacatacatatgttactagtctatgttactaccttcatagtgggtagtgtcataggtgtggtaacatagttgccttcatttattactttgtagactcattatgcattggaaaccgctatgtgatggtaacatattatgttactctatttgcctctctcctcattaactacttgccatatcaccaattttgcttatgtgacatctatgttactacctatgttactcccactatgaccagcctgaccAGCCTAAGATGCATGGCAGCATGGGGCTGTGCAGACTGTAAACTAGTCGAGGGAGTAAAACAAACTCCATTGATTTGGAATCTCTGCAGTCTGTGTGCAGCTTTTTCTTTCTCGAGGACAGTGGGGTCGATCACGTGTGCTTACCTGGCATTGCACATCGATCCCTTTGCTTCTGTACTCCACGTAGAGGCTCCGGGAGAACTGAGCAACGTACCTGAGATTTAAAACCTGTGTGATTTATCTACTTATTTTACTCAGAAAATCTAGAAAGAGTTGTATAGCatatagggggtgtttggttcacggACCTTTTAGTCCCAGATACTAGAAAAAATCCCTAAAAAATTCCTAGAAATCTAACGGGAGGGACTTTTTTTTACAGGGACTAAAAAAAACTCTAGTCTAATGAAAAAGACTAGTGTGATTAGTTCCTGGGACTAGAAACAGTCCTAGGACTTCCGAACCAAACACCCCATGGACTAAAGCGAATAACATCACACAGACGTACAGAGTCAAGAACATGATGACCATCCAAGAAACAGTTAGCGCAATGAATTACTACAGTTAGAAAGGCAGCAAGCGCAAACCAACCAAAGCGCCTTTCGGCGGGCGACCAACCCAAGAATCCAAGATACGTATACTAGTACTATGTGCAGTGAAATTGACAAGAGCGTACGCATGCAGTACCGTTTGGAAGCGGCGTAGATGGTgtagagggggaaggaagggatgGCCTCCGACGACCCGGAGCCTATGTTGACGACGGCGCCCCTGCCCCGCTGCACCATCCCCGGCAGCACGGCGGCCGTCACCTCCGTCAGCGCCCACAGATTCACCCGCATCATCCGGACCCACGCCTCCACGTCCACCTCGTGCACGTACAGCGCGCATGGCTTGGCCACCCCGGCGTTGTTCACCAGCACCCCCACGTCCAGCCCCTCCACGGCCTCCCGGAGCCGCCGCACCGCCTCGTCCCCTGCCAAATACAGTATATATGCTCAGCAGTTGAGTCTACACCGTGAGCTAGATCACACAGTCAGCTCCATCTTATTCACATGGATGCCGTGCCGATGCTTGTGTTGTGCACAGTGCGCGTGGCTCACCTTGAGGGGTGGCGACGAGCGCGAGGTCGAAGACGACGGTCTTGGTCTGCACGGCGCGGGTCTTGGAGATGGTCTCGGAGATGTCCTTGAGCTTGGCGGGGTCGCGGCCGACGAGGACGAGGTTGAGGCCCAAGCGCGCGAGCTCCAGGGCCATGGACTGGCCGATGCCGGACGTGGGGCCGGTCACGACGGCCCACGCCCCGTAGCGGCGGCGGAGGTCCCTCGGCCGGCGCAGGAGGAGGGCGAGGTGTGAGAGGAGGCGTAGCACGACAGCCGCTGTGTACAGTGCGCCGAGGACGGCCAGGGAGacgaaccatggctcctgccagagGAGGGTGTCGGCGCCGCCCATCACcacctccctctctctttccccggCGGGTCGCGCGCGCGTGCCGCGGACTTGTCGCTGCGTCTGCTGAGCGCCGGGGATTCCTCTATAAATAAACGGAATGTCAGGCGCACCGCCCGGGTTGCATGTTTATCTAGGAGTAGGGTTGACCTGAGTCGCTTGAGCAGTCAAGTGCTGTGTACACGCCGCTTTGACGGCTGGCGTGACGATTTTGGGCCTATCTGTTAGGCTGTTGCTATGCGACAGTCCCGTGCCATCCGAACAACTTAATGCACGCAACGGTTTTTCTCGTTTGCAGTTGTGCGTCGTACGAGGTCGAATCAGCTGAAGTAACGTTTTCTGTGGCGCCGTGTAGCGGCTTTCCTCTGTTTGTTGTTGTGGAGGGAAGAGAAAACCGTGAGCTCGGTGAGCAGGGCCGCATCCGGCATGCTTGAGATCACACATCAAAACGAAAAGATCGTGAAAAAATGGAGCTAAACCAGTGGTGACGTGTAAGACCAGCTCTGGAAGAGTCGGCAGAAGTATTGAAACCTCGTAGCAAAAACAACTCCAGTAGAGTTATCATATGAGAATATCGGCAGCTGTCATAACACATAGATATGGAGGTGGCGACGGCTGTGCGCAAACACAGAATTGCCAAAATGGCTGCCTCCATATTTTTTTAATCTATTTTCATCGATTTTGTAGGAGCACTTTAAGCTCAATAATCTAACCAACACGTGTATCAGCACAATAGATTAATAGCACCTATATTCAGTGGCCAAAATGCATCGTTTTACATATAATTTATGAGTTAACGACATTTCCAACAACATTGCTACCTAGCACTGCTACATACACTTGTCAGGGTCGGCGTCGTCTAGTCTTCGTCCTCCTCGTCGTTGTCatggtcctcttcttcttcctttcttgctcctcccccccccctcctccaaGAGATCGTTGAGGTAGGCGTAGGGGTCGCACTCACGAGCAACAGTAGCTGCTCCTCCTAGTCGGTGGTTGCGGGGCAGAACACGCGCCGGATTCCCTCCTTGTTGTGAGCTTCTAGGGCAGAGAGCCGCAGCACAACATCGACTGATTTCTTCGGGCTTCGGCTCCTACTAGGCCTCGAAGGGGACAACATCATTCACCGGGATGAGTGGTAGCGGGATAGACGTGGACGGTGTCCTTCGTCTCGTTCTAGATGGGGGGGCAGCCCTACGCCATCCGCAGCTAGTAGAGTCGTTAGCGCCACGGGAAGCGTTGTATCCCGCAAACGCGACATCTGTCGCATGGTAGGAATATGCAACTGGTTGTATAACTAAAAGTGAAAACTGAGAGTGTTgcaaacatgcaatttgatgctaATGTCAAACTAATTAGCAATTGAGGCAGTAATgtctatccaaatctatactacaATAAAGTTTGAAGGCATGAGAAGGATGGATTTACATTAGCTGTTATCACCTGCTCtataaagcccttctccatgtcgatGGAGAATAATTCAAGAAGTTCACCACAAAAACTTTTCCATAAGCACATTGTCTTTAATCTACATTTTTCTAAGAGTAAATAAAGATATGATAATATTGAAAAAAAGGATAAGGAAGCTAAGATACAAAGTGATGCCACATAATTAACTACCTATCAATTTTAGTACAACGATACATGGCGAAAATGTACTAACGAGAGCAATGTAGAGCTAAACTTCTCTAGTAGTATTGGCTTTATTCAACACTTttataagagtaaatatagatatggTAATTTGGAGAGCAAAAATAAAGGATGAGGAAGATAAGATgtagagtgatgctacataatcaacaaGATGTCAATGTAACTACAGTGACACAGGCCAGCAAGTACTTACAAGAGTTGCAGAGCACAATATTTTTATAAGTATTGGATTTATTCTATATTTATGTCAGAGTAAATGTATGtctgataatttggagcaaactTTGGATAAGGAAACTAACATGCACATTGATGCAACATAATCGACTAGCTATTAATGTAACTAGAGTGACATAGGGCAACAAGTAGCAAGAAAAGCAATGGAGTGCGTGGAATAGTTGTGAGATCCAGTGGTCACTGAGGATGGTTTCTTCTTCAAGCAATGTTCATACAAGGGAGATAGTAAAGTTATTGCTATTTTTCATCGAGTGAAAGTTAGTCGCTGCTCTGTCCTAGCTTAGTACACTACTGGAATGAGAGAATTTGCCGCCAGCCTATTCGTTGTCGTCAGCTTgctgacgacaaagaaggcctttgctgtccGCTCacaaaaagctgacggcaaagacacaGTTTGCTGTCAGCCACTTCTTTGTCGCCCCCTAGCTGACGGCAAAGTAGCTTTTAccgtcagccagttctttgtcatcagctagcggacgacaaacaaAACCTACCTAACGATGCGCCcccaccctaaccctaaccctgtcTCCCATCCCCTCCTCTACCTAACGGCGCGCCCCTGCCCCCTCCCTAACCCTAACACTATAtccctccttctctcccttcctggccacaccctcccgccgccgccgccgaccccatgcccctcccccccccccgacgcCCCAGCCCGCCGCTCCGCCCCGTCCCATGCAGCTCTCCCTCCCTCCCCACCCACGTCGCTCCGCCGCTCGTACACGCCGCCGGCGATCCGGGTAAAAATTTTAAACAAACACATTTTTTCTCGTTGCATATATAGAGATATTTTACATAGTCATTTAAATGAAAATTAAAATCCTCGTCGCTACCCGCTAGGTCGATCACGACGGCGCAGTCGTCGCTGCTGCGGTTGGCGACATCATCCCAGTCGACGGGGCCGTCGTTCTTATGTtgctccgccgcctcctcgtcctccgctGGCGCCATCGCGGCCTGCTCTGCCGCCATGGCCATGGCGACTTCAATTGCGGCCGCAACCCCGGCAGCCTccctcgcagccgccgccaccgccgtcgcttCCGACGCCCGTAGGGCGACGTGCCATCCCGGAGTGTCGTCCGGGTCGCCGTCCTCGCGTAGGACCACCTGTTCCGGTGGCAGCTccatggcggggggggggggtgtgcgggTGCCGGCGCCACCGCAGGGGGTGTTGGCTCGCAGCGGGCAGCTCCACGACGGCACTCCCGCACGGCCGGGCCGTGCGCCAGTGCCGGGGTGCGAAGGCGGCCACTCGCGCCTGTGAGGTCGGGGGTGACGCTGGCCTCCGCCAGCCGAAAGGCGGCGATGACCTCGTCGTACGCTTTCCCCTTCCAGAAGGCGTGACGACCGATGATGTTGTGCCGGCTGTCGCGGTgggcccgaagctcctccgccgtcGCGCCTGGGCCGATCGTCGGATAGCCGCCGACGCTTATCTTCCATTGGCGGGGAAGACGGCAGCCCGGCGGCACGAGTAGGCCGTACTGGCACAGCTCCGCCATCTCCGGGTTGCCGAGGCTGGACGGCCAGGAGCTCGGGGCGTCATTATTGCCGCCGGTGCTGCTGCTCCCGTGGTGGTAGGACATCACCGGCGCTGCGCTGGTTCTCGTCGGCGGTAGGAGGGCGGGGTGTGAGGTCGGGTGTGGGGggtggcgtcggggcggggtctTTATAGCCGTCCGGGCGACGGGAGGCGGGTGGCCGGGCCGGCGCCGGCATTACTTCTCATTAATGCCGACGCCTCAGGACGGGGCGGTGGGGGGGTGGAAGGCGAGGTGGCCATCGACGACGGAgcgtcgtggggggggggggtggcagaGGTGTCAGTTTGACCGGGCGATGCGCGCGTCAGTTTCACCGGGCGGCGCACGTCGATTTGACCGGACGACGTAGGGCACACAGGGTGACGTGTCGAAGCATGTTTTGCCATCAGCTAGTGGAcagcaaaggccgccgttagccacctaacatgGCTAACGAACGGTTTTTGCCATCtgtgttctttgccgtctgccacggacgacAAAGGTTCTTTGCCGTCGGCTTTGAGAAAGAAGACGACAAAGACATGTTTACCGTCATCCTCTTTGCCGAGCaggtttgccgtcggtggcagacagtAAAGAGCTTTGTCGTCCATCTTTGATGCCTTTGCCTTTCGCCATGGCAAACGGCAAataagctgattcctgtagtggtacACAATATTATTATGTTTTAGGTTATTACATACTGCTGACTAGAGTATCTTTCATATCAAAAGAAAAAGGGTAAACATTCATGAAACAACTTATTTCATTCTATTTCAGCATTTTCCATAGTTTATCTaatcatcatgtatttaaaaaatcatATACCTCTATCATAAAATATTCAAAATAGACGGGCACAACAATGTGCCACCAATACTCTATCAAACTAGTAAAAGTGAGATTAGCATGGACGCGAACTAGGAGCACACGGAGGCGCACCTCCCTGTAATCGAGGCCGCGCGCTGCTATCTAGGGATGCATGCATGTTTTGCTctaatctctactcttataaaaagcacaattggtgatgatggtgtgcctgccatctagCAATTTCGGCCGTCCGATCGACATCTAACGCATCGAAAGCGATCTTGGCTACTTTAGCAAAAAGACacacgtcagtcttcttcttccggACCGATCCAGATGACCAGATCCATCCACATCCACCTTCCTCCAGCCAGCcaaatctggcgcgatggctgtTGCCGCCGCCGGCGCCATCTGCCCCCAATGCCTCGCATGCTTCCTCTCCAACGCAGGAGCCACCACCACCACAATCTCCCCTCCACGGCCTCCTTTCCCATCTCGGATGCTGCCAACCACAAGTACGGTGCCAACGTCGTCGGTTCCTCAACGCCTCCCATGCCTCCTCCTCACCGTCTCCTCCagtcccctcccccatctcctttGATGCCACCCGCTACAAGTGCGTCGACGGCTGCGCGCTGCTAATCCACGGCGGCGGTGCCATCAAATACTACCGATTCCCCTAGCCGTCGGCCATCCCTGCCACCCCGGCGAGCTCCAACCCCCGCCATCTCGACCTCCGTTGTCGACTGCGAATGTAGTGGCGCCGACAGCGTCCTCGCTGGCGCCATGTCCGAATTTGCACTGTCCCGTCCTAGCTCCTGTGCTCGTCAGCAAGTGAAGCGGCCGGAGATTTGGGCCAACATTGACGACCGAGACAGGGCCATGCCGAGCTGCGAACCAGCAACGAGGAGGCTCCTCCGGCGCTCGCGGCAATGGCGGCATACACGACGCGAGGCGAGCGACGTCGCGGGCGGCCAGCCGTGAGCGGCGTACACGGCGAGTCGGCTCCCCTGGCACTCGAGACAACGGCAGCGTACACAGCGGTTGGTGGCGCTCACTATCACTGCCGACCTGCAGCGTGTCATAGGAAGCTAGCACCACCGCGTTCGCTCGCGTGCACCATCGGCGGCGTCGACGCATGCGTCCAGGAGACCAAAAGTCCCGGCCGCGTGAGCTGCAGGTGGATAGCAGGAGCGAGAGCTGCAGGCTGGTGTTCTGCGGCGTCAAGATGGGAGCATACACGATGGCGCGGACGGTGCCCAGCATGCTCGTGCTGCGCGTGCACTTGCCCATAAATATAGACATTCAGATTTACTCACATTCAGATAGACAATTAGACATTAGCTGCTACGTGTGCACTCGCCCATATTTCAAATTGAGATAGACATTCAGATGTACTGTATCTTGACATTCAGATCTCAATTTGTTCAGATACACATTAGCGTGGCAAGTTCAGATTATCTTGAGCCCGAAAGATTGATATTCAGAAGTCGATTTGTTCAGTTTACCTGAACTATGGCAAGTTGTTTTGGTCGACAGCAGTCACTGTAGTTCTTTGGTTTGTGTTGTGTGCAGTTCGGCTGCAGGAAAGGTCGGGACTTGCGCACACCATAGACATGGTCGTCGGTCATGGACTCAGCGCGCGGTCGGACGAGGGTGGTCGGCGTCGTCATGGACTCAGAGCGCACGGTCGGACGAGGGTGGTCGGTGGTAGAAGCTCCGAGCTGTGCTTGGGGCGACGAATATGGTGGGCGGAGGAGAACTAACTTTTTAGTGCCCTATTATAGAGCAGTTGTTGGATACGACACTTGCGCGTGCCCAAGAAAATCAGTTTTGCTACGGAAATCCATTGATGCTCCTGGGAGCGCGCGCTCCTGCACGCGAAAAATATATTTCAAAGTGTGGAAAAatttcaaacaaaaatttggcagaTACATCTCGACCTTATATGTGTGCGCGCCAAATTTTGCAGAAAACCGACTTTTTTTGTaccttgtgtaaaaaagacaaaaagATGTCTTGTGAAAAGATTTTTTTAACACCAGACAAAAGGATGTACAATATCGAGCAGTACGCGCCaagtttttttggatttttttgacattttaaaatatgtttaaAACACATTTAAAAAAGCATGAGTGCCCGCTCCCATGTGCCAAAACGCCACTCTCATTTTCATCCCCAATTTTTATCATACCAATAAGTTTGTTCCTGCATGTGTTGAATCATGATTTGGATTCTCCTACAGACTTGATTCTTTTTTATTACCAATAAGTTCGTTACTTTGTTTTATGTGTATAATAATATTCCTGATGCCCAAGATTGTACTTTTCTCCTTCATATTCaagttactcaaaaataaatatcaTGGCCCTGGATTTGGTTGCAGTCGAAGCATAACTGATTCATCTCTGCCTATATCCCAACTTTGGCTGTCAACGCCAATCACCTTGATTCATATATACTAGCCTGAGTTGTGAAATCCTTGTCTCCTTTGGACAAATAGCCTAGAAATTCTCAAAAGAAAAGCCCTTGATCATGTGGAACCTTACTTCAAAAACCATGGATTTGATCTAATATAAGCTTATTCCTTGATTTTCCATCGAGGTTCCTCATGTTGTGCATACATGAAGGATGTCGGGCCGCTCATATGCCTTCTTCAGCGCGCCGTCATCCTCTCCTCCTCTACCCAACATCGATGACATTTCGGTGTTGAGAAGAAAGTATTTCATCGCATATGTGGATGTTGCTTGATTCCTTGGGTTCTAGATCTCCTTGGGGAAAAGTAGGTGAAGGCCTTTGCAAAGATGTAGATTAATCGGGCATGATAACCCTTTGCTTATTCCTCGGT
This genomic window contains:
- the LOC123157301 gene encoding very-long-chain 3-oxoacyl-CoA reductase 1, with protein sequence MGGADTLLWQEPWFVSLAVLGALYTAAVVLRLLSHLALLLRRPRDLRRRYGAWAVVTGPTSGIGQSMALELARLGLNLVLVGRDPAKLKDISETISKTRAVQTKTVVFDLALVATPQGDEAVRRLREAVEGLDVGVLVNNAGVAKPCALYVHEVDVEAWVRMMRVNLWALTEVTAAVLPGMVQRGRGAVVNIGSGSSEAIPSFPLYTIYAASKRYVAQFSRSLYVEYRSKGIDVQCQAPLLVPTKMTSIVAGPGKRRRCLLQRLHVPTSEEYARAAARWIGHGPLCMPNLGHRLQWRLCRVVPDRLLDAQRLRENVRQRAVFQRLRSPRAPSHANGGEQS